A portion of the Cystobacter ferrugineus genome contains these proteins:
- a CDS encoding xanthine dehydrogenase family protein molybdopterin-binding subunit: MKTPPVVPPSDGPPTTRIEGVAKVTGRADYTADAVPQNLAHAVLVGATIAHGTIATLDTTEALSMPGVLTVLTHLNAPRLCKAAVFPLGASGSRRPPLQDEQVRYRGQHVAAVIAESLEAARHAASRVRVTYRETPPAATLGAGEARRVASLGLLSKALSGDSRRGDPDTALASAPLTLDAVYTTPREFHAAMEPHATLAWWDDAEHLTVREGSQWVDGAQDVLAVWFDLKREHVRVLSAFVGGGFGSRLSLYPHAGIAAMAARVVRRPVKLVLSRSQVFHSVGNRPATRQRLRLGAEATGRLSAIIHETTNESDRDSHYAEQGSRASEAAYAVANYRAENSLVTLDIPVPGWMRAPGEAPGSFAIESAMDELAAQARLDPLQLRLLNHADSDPHSGKPWSSRRLKEAYAAGAEAIGWSRRALEPRSRREGHEWVGLGMATAAYPTRHAPSEARVGISRDGGVYVESRGVDIGQGSYTALAIIAAEVLGLPPSRIDVRLGDTRHPRSAFAGGSMLSSSLGLAVHGAASTLRDRLFDLARRQPASPLHRRSREELSVREGRVVLGADPAVGVDFAALVSGSGQEQLDAMHRTHPTLISRLSGPKAFTTMAAVRTQTAGDSSCYSWGAQFVEVAVDEELGTVRVRRMVGAFDCGRILNPQAARSQLLGGMTMGLGMALSEAGHVDPRTALVVNGDLGEYLVPVQADVPEIEVLFVGEPDPSTAPLGIKSVGEIGITGVAAAIANAVYNATGRRLRDLPLDLRAS; this comes from the coding sequence ATGAAGACCCCGCCCGTGGTGCCTCCGAGCGATGGACCCCCGACGACGCGCATCGAGGGCGTCGCCAAGGTGACGGGCCGCGCCGACTACACCGCGGATGCCGTGCCCCAGAACCTCGCCCATGCCGTGCTGGTGGGCGCGACGATCGCCCACGGGACCATCGCCACCCTCGACACCACCGAGGCGCTCTCGATGCCCGGCGTCCTCACCGTGCTCACCCACCTGAACGCGCCACGCCTGTGCAAGGCCGCCGTCTTTCCCCTGGGCGCCTCCGGCAGCCGGCGCCCGCCGCTTCAAGACGAGCAGGTGCGCTACCGGGGCCAGCACGTCGCCGCCGTCATCGCCGAGAGTCTCGAGGCCGCCCGCCACGCGGCCTCGCGGGTGCGGGTGACCTACCGCGAGACACCTCCCGCCGCCACGCTCGGCGCCGGGGAGGCCCGGCGCGTCGCCAGCCTGGGGCTTCTCTCCAAGGCGTTGAGCGGGGACTCGCGTCGAGGCGATCCCGACACCGCGCTCGCCTCCGCGCCGCTCACCCTCGACGCCGTCTACACCACGCCCCGCGAGTTCCACGCCGCCATGGAGCCCCACGCGACGCTCGCCTGGTGGGACGACGCGGAGCACCTCACGGTGCGCGAGGGCTCCCAGTGGGTGGATGGGGCGCAGGACGTGCTCGCCGTCTGGTTCGACTTGAAGCGGGAGCACGTCCGGGTGCTCTCCGCCTTCGTGGGCGGCGGCTTCGGCAGCCGGCTCAGCCTCTACCCGCATGCGGGGATCGCGGCCATGGCGGCGCGCGTGGTGCGCCGGCCGGTGAAGCTCGTCCTCTCCCGCTCCCAGGTGTTCCATTCGGTGGGCAACCGGCCCGCCACCCGCCAGCGGCTGCGCCTGGGCGCGGAGGCCACGGGCAGGCTCTCGGCCATCATCCACGAGACGACGAACGAGTCGGACCGGGACTCCCATTACGCCGAGCAGGGCTCGCGTGCGTCCGAGGCGGCCTACGCCGTGGCGAACTACCGGGCCGAGAACTCCCTCGTCACGCTCGACATCCCCGTGCCCGGCTGGATGCGCGCCCCAGGCGAGGCCCCGGGCAGCTTCGCCATCGAGTCGGCGATGGATGAGCTCGCGGCCCAGGCCCGGCTCGATCCGCTCCAGCTGCGCCTGCTCAACCACGCCGACTCCGACCCGCACTCCGGCAAGCCCTGGTCGTCGCGCAGACTGAAGGAGGCCTATGCCGCGGGGGCCGAGGCCATCGGCTGGTCCCGCCGCGCGCTCGAGCCCCGGAGCCGGCGCGAGGGCCACGAGTGGGTGGGGCTGGGCATGGCGACCGCCGCCTATCCCACCCGGCACGCTCCCTCGGAGGCACGGGTGGGCATCTCCCGCGACGGCGGCGTGTACGTCGAGAGCCGGGGCGTCGACATCGGTCAGGGCAGCTACACCGCCCTCGCCATCATCGCCGCCGAGGTGCTCGGCCTGCCGCCCTCGCGCATCGACGTGCGGCTCGGCGACACCCGGCATCCGCGCTCGGCCTTCGCCGGAGGCTCCATGCTGTCCTCCTCGCTCGGGCTCGCCGTCCATGGCGCCGCGAGCACGCTGCGCGACCGGTTGTTCGATCTGGCGCGCCGGCAGCCGGCCTCCCCGCTCCACCGCCGGAGCCGAGAGGAGCTCTCCGTCCGGGAGGGCCGGGTGGTGCTGGGTGCGGACCCGGCGGTGGGCGTGGACTTCGCGGCGCTCGTCTCGGGCTCGGGCCAGGAGCAGCTCGACGCCATGCACCGCACCCATCCCACGCTCATCAGCCGGCTCAGCGGCCCCAAGGCCTTCACCACCATGGCGGCGGTGCGGACCCAGACCGCGGGCGACAGCTCCTGCTATAGCTGGGGAGCGCAGTTCGTCGAGGTCGCCGTCGACGAGGAGCTGGGCACCGTGCGTGTGCGCCGCATGGTCGGGGCGTTCGACTGCGGGCGGATCCTCAACCCCCAGGCGGCGCGCAGCCAGTTGCTCGGAGGCATGACGATGGGGCTCGGCATGGCGCTCAGCGAGGCGGGGCACGTTGATCCGCGCACGGCGCTCGTCGTGAACGGGGACCTGGGCGAGTACCTCGTCCCCGTGCAGGCGGATGTGCCGGAGATCGAGGTCCTGTTCGTGGGCGAGCCGGATCCGTCCACGGCCCCGCTCGGCATCAAGTCGGTGGGAGAGATTGGCATCACGGGCGTCGCCGCCGCCATCGCCAACGCCGTCTACAACGCCACCGGCCGCAGGCTGCGCGACCTGCCCCTCGATCTGCGCGCGAGCTGA
- a CDS encoding DUF1349 domain-containing protein, which translates to MGSKRFGRRTILGAGVGAVLVPAIVEKAVAAPPAGKGAGTTMEDGIWLNEPKVWKRADGVLEVTTDKSTDFWRETHYGFTRDSGHFLGVRTGASFTAQLRVEAAYEQLYDQAGIMVRVDNRRWVKAGIEMSDGRAMLSSVLTNGKSDWATGPYEHDSRSFWMRATVAKGVLRLQVSADGKTWPLVRLAPFPEAASYQVGPMCCTPERAGLSVRFSEFRLTPPLGKDLHDLT; encoded by the coding sequence ATGGGCTCGAAGAGATTCGGACGAAGGACGATCCTCGGCGCGGGGGTGGGTGCGGTGCTGGTGCCGGCGATCGTCGAGAAGGCCGTGGCCGCGCCACCGGCTGGCAAGGGAGCGGGAACGACGATGGAAGACGGAATCTGGCTGAACGAGCCGAAGGTCTGGAAGCGAGCCGATGGCGTCCTCGAGGTGACGACGGACAAGTCGACCGACTTCTGGCGTGAGACCCACTATGGCTTCACGCGCGACTCCGGCCATTTCCTGGGTGTCCGCACGGGCGCCAGCTTCACGGCGCAGCTTCGCGTCGAGGCGGCCTATGAGCAGTTGTATGACCAGGCCGGCATCATGGTGCGCGTCGACAATCGGCGCTGGGTCAAGGCGGGCATCGAGATGTCCGATGGCCGGGCGATGCTGAGCAGCGTGCTGACGAATGGCAAGTCGGATTGGGCGACGGGGCCCTATGAACACGACTCCCGCTCGTTCTGGATGCGCGCGACGGTGGCCAAGGGGGTGCTGCGGTTGCAGGTGTCGGCCGATGGCAAGACGTGGCCGTTGGTCCGGCTCGCACCGTTCCCGGAGGCCGCGTCCTATCAGGTGGGACCGATGTGCTGTACGCCGGAGCGGGCCGGGCTGAGCGTGCGTTTCTCGGAGTTCCGCCTCACGCCTCCGCTCGGCAAGGATCTGCACGACCTGACCTAG
- a CDS encoding histidine phosphatase family protein, giving the protein MGTKVHYISHPEVEVDPTRPVPRWRLSPRGIARMRAVAEEPALAPVRTIWASTETKAIEAAGLLAGALGLPVRVLPELGENDRSATGYLPPTEFERMADAFFARPDESVRGWESARSAQARIVSAVDAVLRDSPEGEVALVAHGGVGALLLAHLKGLPISRELDQPRQGCRYVFDRERRVLLSEGWEPLPEGRAT; this is encoded by the coding sequence ATGGGCACGAAGGTTCATTACATCAGCCATCCGGAGGTCGAGGTCGATCCCACACGTCCCGTGCCGCGCTGGCGTTTGTCCCCGCGCGGTATTGCCCGGATGCGAGCGGTGGCCGAGGAGCCCGCTCTGGCCCCCGTGCGCACCATCTGGGCGAGCACGGAGACCAAGGCGATCGAAGCGGCGGGACTGCTCGCGGGGGCCCTGGGGCTGCCCGTGCGTGTGTTGCCGGAGCTGGGCGAGAACGATCGCAGCGCGACGGGCTACCTGCCACCCACGGAGTTCGAGCGCATGGCCGACGCCTTCTTCGCCCGGCCCGATGAGTCCGTGAGGGGCTGGGAGAGTGCCCGCTCGGCGCAGGCCCGCATCGTCTCCGCCGTGGACGCGGTGCTGCGAGACAGCCCGGAGGGGGAGGTGGCCCTCGTCGCCCATGGTGGGGTGGGGGCCTTGTTGCTCGCGCACCTGAAGGGGCTGCCCATCTCGCGCGAGCTCGACCAGCCCCGGCAGGGTTGCCGCTATGTCTTCGACAGGGAGCGCCGTGTCCTCTTGAGCGAGGGGTGGGAGCCGTTGCCGGAGGGACGCGCGACGTGA
- a CDS encoding glycosyltransferase family 4 protein has protein sequence MRILTGIDIPFAPFGGSPLLCDDWYRQPPPGVEVRFLTLPPPEGTGRWWGMDGVCFLETPKVRTQEGFEAYVRELRREVARHVEEFRPTLIHCQHLNFGLSRAFAEEAPGIPKAGICHGTDVQSATQSEFFLANLRAIRARMDVLLFPARRMAEDYFAVDPSTLEYEVIPHGIPDDFYVSRAEDEALSPRAPSPLRVLYAGRLTPWKGADIAVEAMRHVPGGIHLTVIGNEDSPGYLARLHAEVASQGLESRVRFEGHLPRRTLLERFSGCDVCVFPSRRLEAFSLTTLEAQARGAVVVYADAGGIVDVVGDSGVRLVENTPRELARVLVQLRDEPEMLRHYRARGHRNAEQYRMSVIRPRFFGLARKHAQRAHLHAGSAA, from the coding sequence ATGAGGATCCTCACGGGCATTGATATTCCCTTCGCCCCCTTTGGGGGCAGCCCCCTGCTGTGTGACGACTGGTACCGCCAGCCGCCCCCCGGAGTGGAGGTGCGCTTCCTCACCCTCCCGCCTCCAGAAGGGACGGGCAGATGGTGGGGCATGGACGGCGTGTGCTTCCTGGAGACCCCCAAGGTGCGCACGCAGGAGGGATTCGAGGCGTATGTCCGGGAGCTGCGGCGGGAGGTGGCTCGCCACGTGGAGGAGTTTCGTCCCACGCTCATCCATTGCCAGCATCTCAACTTCGGTCTCTCCCGCGCCTTCGCGGAGGAGGCGCCCGGCATCCCCAAGGCCGGCATCTGCCATGGCACCGACGTGCAGAGCGCGACCCAGTCGGAGTTCTTCCTGGCCAACCTGCGCGCCATCCGCGCACGCATGGACGTGTTGCTCTTCCCCGCGCGGCGGATGGCGGAGGATTACTTCGCCGTGGATCCTTCCACCCTCGAGTACGAGGTGATTCCCCACGGCATTCCGGATGACTTCTACGTCTCCCGTGCGGAGGACGAGGCGCTTTCCCCTCGAGCCCCTTCGCCCTTGCGTGTCCTGTATGCCGGACGGTTGACCCCCTGGAAGGGAGCGGACATCGCGGTCGAGGCGATGCGCCACGTGCCCGGGGGCATCCACCTCACCGTGATTGGAAACGAGGATTCGCCCGGCTACCTGGCGCGGCTCCACGCCGAGGTGGCCTCCCAGGGTCTGGAGTCTCGCGTCCGCTTCGAGGGACACCTGCCCCGGCGCACGCTGCTCGAGCGCTTCTCCGGCTGCGATGTCTGTGTCTTCCCTTCGCGGCGGCTGGAGGCCTTCTCGCTGACCACGTTGGAAGCCCAGGCCCGGGGTGCCGTCGTCGTGTACGCCGATGCGGGCGGCATCGTCGACGTGGTGGGAGACTCGGGGGTGCGGCTCGTTGAAAACACGCCGCGGGAACTGGCACGCGTCCTGGTCCAGCTCCGAGACGAGCCCGAGATGCTGAGGCACTACCGCGCGCGGGGCCATCGCAACGCCGAGCAGTACCGCATGTCCGTCATCCGTCCCCGCTTCTTCGGCCTGGCCCGGAAACACGCCCAGCGCGCCCACCTCCATGCGGGCTCCGCCGCCTGA
- a CDS encoding dCTP deaminase domain-containing protein: MGHPLYGSRLMREMGPVLGGTLSDANLGPGFDFSMPFWGAAAPPEGFLLQPGRVYLGSTQEVIGTDTYVPSLIGRSSLGRLGLFLQITADLGHLHVPQAPGRPLMILTGPKELYRDFEKPRELP, from the coding sequence ATGGGTCATCCACTGTATGGCTCTCGGCTCATGCGGGAGATGGGCCCGGTGCTGGGAGGAACGTTGTCGGATGCCAACCTGGGCCCCGGGTTCGACTTCTCCATGCCCTTCTGGGGCGCCGCGGCGCCTCCCGAGGGCTTCCTCCTCCAACCCGGACGCGTCTATCTGGGCTCGACCCAGGAGGTCATTGGCACTGACACCTACGTGCCCAGTCTCATCGGGCGCTCGTCCCTGGGACGTCTGGGCCTGTTCCTGCAAATCACCGCCGACCTGGGCCACCTGCATGTTCCACAAGCTCCTGGACGACCCCTCATGATTCTCACCGGACCCAAGGAACTCTACCGGGACTTCGAGAAGCCCAGGGAGCTGCCATGA